Proteins co-encoded in one Aspergillus luchuensis IFO 4308 DNA, chromosome 6, nearly complete sequence genomic window:
- a CDS encoding uncharacterized protein (COG:S;~EggNog:ENOG410PM4C): protein MSTAVAPAQAAPLTSPRMTRDISPKNCPTLAPASSGNQTSTTPPRPSGVSRDVSSAKSSPAGKKPTSPSSQAGSTASRVIVKKEPPSSPAMQSHTRPRPRRLDLSSSLPTSGGLSARPPGGPMTAREGVNMQEVGIACLSPGFQTHDPVMREQLQRSLSVRDQQRSIIESRLQKSAKDDGPDGIKPSESFGLPRVGASKRRPPPGLSIVPPSAAQFASERVIQSAPLNQTFTGRNEAQPLTRHVVNQSPTLGSTSHIHHLPATQTTNRLPPLSDVFGNEALGRDREANRGLYYPSATAANPPQSNNLPPIPSPRISRDAAQPPKRPREYRSAEEAVQELSGGREELLPRIVHYGGHQPPTPPSPRVANGPPKSGVPHSDATPMANAHPPQPSLYPSEGTARRRSRNEYEHEHGSPPLGHGPDPHYRPNPALASDASATYGPFGAGRDSPETQRRKKEEFLSLCARAWDLFHS, encoded by the exons ATGTCGACCGCGGTTGCGCCTGCCCAGGCTGCTCCGCTCACGTCTCCGCGTATGACCCGCGATATCAGTCCGAAAAATTGCCCAACACTGGCGCCTGCATCTTCAGGTAACCAGACGAGTACCACGCCGCCGCGCCCATCCGGTGTCTCTCGGGATGTGTCGTCGGCCAAAAGCTCGCCTGCAGGAAAGAAACCGACCTCGCCTTC ATCACAGGCCGGATCCACTGCGAGTCGAGTTATCGTGAAAAAGGAACCTCCGTCCTCCCCGGCAATGCAGTCTCATACTAGACCTCGCCCTCGCAGATTAGACCTTTCCAGTAGCCTTCCGACCTCGGGGGGCTTGTCCGCGCGGCCTCCTGGCGGCCCTATGACTGCGAGAGAGGGTGTCAACATGCAAGAGGTCGGGATCGCTTGCCTGTCCCCGGGATTTCAAACACATGACCCTGTGATGagggagcagctgcagcggaGCTTATCGGTTCGGGATCAGCAGCGCTCAATAATCGAATCGCGTTTACAGAAGTCCGCCAAGGATGACGGACCCGATGGAATCAAGCCATCTGAATCATTCGGCCTCCCCCGGGTCGGTGCCTCGAAGAGAAGACCCCCGCCTGGCCTATCCATCGTGCCTCCTTCCGCAGCCCAATTTGCCAGTGAACGTGTCATCCAATCTGCGCCATTGAATCAGACCTTCACGGGCCGTAACGAAGCGCAGCCCTTAACCCGTCATGTTGTTAACCAAAGCCCGACTTTGGGGTCCACATCTcacatccatcacctccCTGCTACGCAAACAACCAACCGCTTGCCCCCGCTCTCTGACGTCTTTGGAAATGAGGCGTTGGGCCGCGATCGCGAGGCAAACCGGGGGCTATATTACCCCAGCGCGACAGCTGCAAACCCGCCTCAATCGAACAATCTTCCCCCAATTCCCTCTCCTCGCATCTCCCGGGATGCCGCTCAACCACCCAAGCGTCCCAGGGAGTACCGTTCCGCcgaggaagctgtccaggAACTGTCAGGTGGGCGCGAGGAGCTTCTGCCGCGCATTGTACATTACGGCGGCCACCAACCCCCgactccaccatctccccggGTGGCTAACGGACCACCAAAGTCTGGAGTGCCTCATTCGGATGCTACGCCCATGGCGAACGCGCACCCCCCGCAGCCGTCATTGTACCCGTCCGAGGGCACTGCTCGGCGCCGCTCGAGAAACGAGTACGAACATGAGCACGGCAGCCCGCCCTTGGGCCACGGCCCTGACCCACATTATCGCCCTAACCCAGCCTTGGCCTCTGATGCAAGTGCCACCTATGGCCCATTTGGGGCTGGGAGAGACTCGCCCGAGACCCAGcgcagaaagaaggaagaattcCTTAGTCTCTGCGCACGTGCCTGGGACCTATTCCATTCTTAA
- a CDS encoding NIF domain protein (COG:K;~EggNog:ENOG410PPV1;~InterPro:IPR036412,IPR023214,IPR004274;~PFAM:PF03031), which translates to MLRVRQCCLFPRLPPIAIKPRPAPIAPSPDRKFHSGVSSKIALGTISAHHTPVTFYICYHNSSNPPQFSVRNNQPVEPDMESTNASAFDASSMDSRVCHDGSNSSVVGDDKPAWRPYKDRWARQKTRNTKRNGTDSGTTAPGNAPPSARTRQKLPRRSKQLAEKNIREEMQSQASQSVNTASYAPGHPSQNSFGTFDNFNLAPMFLPFQNGMAAPNETFPGFQQPFWQLPLEQQQQPLQAPLGEPTNPSFGFPPLNDMSAFPGGSPPMFPPAFMNFAPTNPLMTMPPFGPMTFQAAGSAGVNTRNMSSQVPSPRPGSSSKARASPRPRSKNFESPTPPKRALPTPAYLEQSSKPAKRNSWKQPLLVILDLNGTLVHRPDRYMPPRFKRRAGLDIFIQTLMQKYKVMIWSSARPPTVDGICRQLFINDSRTQIVAEWHREHFNLTPQQYDAKIQVYKTLSTVWADEKVQASYPSPESLGSSVPGTFQKTRWDQTNTILIDDTRLKASSEPSNLLEIPTFDGHSGAEDAATLTKVLQMLEELSLHEDVSQVLHKWYNSIPKTGNLCLDIKLQDDAEAQQQQTETTQQQPQPKPNDVPLTPAEIAEARKQRRKARKREKTAEKARARQIQKQEDRLAAKAKKQQQQPPPPTSIPVAAAVSSTVDESNTGTPHTDPSSFPPPSPSSPSSDSTPGGTAIPSGLDLNENVSNTLGNGDASDRSPSPAASTQSENYLLDRLEESLKT; encoded by the exons ATGTTGCGAGTACGCCAATGCTGCCTATTCCCTCGTTTGCCTCCGATTGCTATAAAGCCCCGCCCCGCCCCGATAGCCCCCTCTCCTGATCGCAAGTTTCATAGTGGGGTGTCCTCCAAG ATTGCTCTGGGAACAATCAGCGCTCATCATACTCCTGTCACCTTCTACATATGCTATCATAATTCCTCGAATCCACCCCAGTTCTCTGTCCGCAACAACCAGCCCGTTGAGCCCGACATGGAGTCAACAAACGCATCGGCGTTCGACGCCTCCAGTATGGACAGTCGCGTTTGTCATGATGGTTCCAATTCTTCCGTGGTGGGAGATGATAAGCCTGCCTGGAGACCGTATAAAGACCGCTGGGCTCGTCAGAAAACGAGGAATACCAAGCGCAACGGCACAGATTCCGGCACGACGGCTCCGGGAAATGCTCCCCCATCTGCTCGCACGCGGCAAAAGCTACCACGACGGAGCAAACAATTAGCCGAAAAGAACATTCGGGAAGAGATGCAATCACAGGCATCACAGTCTGTCAATACAGCGTCCTATGCACCAGGTCATCCATCCCAGAACAGCTTTGGGACATTTGACAACTTCAATTTGGCACCCATGTTTCTCCCCTTCCAGAATGGCATGGCTGCGCCAAACGAGACCTTCCCAGGGTTTCAGCAGCCTTTCTGGCAGCTCCCACtggagcaacagcaacagcctcTTCAAGCTCCTTTGGGTGAGCCCACTAATCCTTCTTTCGGCTTCCCTCCGTTGAATGACATGAGTGCGTTCCCCGGTGGATCGCCTCCCATGTTTCCGCCTGCCTTCATGAACTTTGCGCCAACGAATCCATTGATGACAATGCCGCCATTCGGGCCCATGACCTTCCAAGCAGCTGGCTCTGCTGGAGTCAATACCCGCAACATGTCCAGTCAGGTTCCATCGCCACGCCCGGGGTCTTCATCCAAGGCACGCGCTAGTCCTCGCCCTCGTTCCAAGAACTTCGAGTCTCCGACACCACCTAAAAGAGCTCTTCCAACACCGGCCTACCTTGAGCAGTCATCAAAACCAGCCAAACGGAATTCCTGGAAACAACCTCTACTAGTCATCTTGGACTTGAACGGCACGCTCGTTCATCGGCCTGACCGGTACATGCCGCCTCGATTCAAGCGAAGAGCGGGACTAGACATCTTTATACAGACACTGATGCAGAAATACAAGGTCATGATATGGTCGAGTGCCCGTCCCCCCACCGTCGATGGCATCTGCCGCCAACTCTTCATCAATGACAGCCGGACGCAAATCGTCGCCGAATGGCACCGCGAACACTTCAACCTCACACCCCAGCAATACGATGCCAAAATCCAGGTCTACAAAACCCTCAGTACCGTCTGGGCTGACGAAAAGGTCCAAGCATCATACCCCAGCCCCGAAAGCCTGGGCTCATCCGTACCTGGAACCTTCCAAAAGACCCGCTGGGACCAAACCAACACCATCTTAATCGACGACACCCGCCTCAAAGCAAGCAGCGAACCAAGCAATCTCCTCGAAATCCCCACCTTCGACGGACACTCCGGCGCAGAAGATGCGGCCACATTAACAAAGGTTCTGCAAATGCTCGAGGAGCTTTCCTTACACGAAGACGTCAGCCAAGTCCTCCACAAATGGTACAACTCGATCCCCAAAACTGGCAACCTGTGTCTCGATATCAAGCTCCAAGACGACGCCGAagcccaacaacaacaaaccgaaaccacccaacaacaaccccaacccaaacccaacgACGTCCCCCTCACACCAGCTGAAATAGCCGAAGCACGCAAACAACGCCGCAAAGCCCGCAAACGCGAAAAGACCGCCGAGAAAGCCAGGGCCCGCCAGATTCAGAAGCAAGAAGATCGTCTTGCCGCTAAAgcgaaaaagcaacaacaacaaccaccacctcctacATCTATCCCAGTAGCCGCCGCCGTCTCTTCCACTGTCGATGAATCGAATACCGGCACACCACATACAGACCCTTCctcatttcctcctccctccccatcatcgccttcttcggACTCAACACCGGGTGGCACTGCCATACCATCCGGACTTGATCTAAATGAAAACGTCAGTAATACTTTAGGTAACGGTGATGCAAGTGATCGTTCACCGTCACCTGCTGCTTCTACTCAGTCTGAGAATTATCTTTTGGATCGGTTGGAGGAGTCGTTGAAGACTTGA
- a CDS encoding putative translation elongation factor eEF-1 subunit gamma (COG:J;~EggNog:ENOG410PH8Q;~InterPro:IPR036282,IPR036249,IPR040079,IPR001662, IPR010987,IPR004045,IPR004046,IPR036433;~PFAM:PF00043,PF00647,PF02798;~go_function: GO:0003746 - translation elongation factor activity [Evidence IEA];~go_function: GO:0005515 - protein binding [Evidence IEA];~go_process: GO:0006414 - translational elongation [Evidence IEA];~go_process: GO:0006749 - glutathione metabolic process [Evidence IEA]), with the protein MAFGKLYGSPENGRTIACLVAAKANDVEVELVKTEANSAASFNQSAEYTKLSPLGKIPAFEGANGYTLSEVVAIAVYLTSQNEKTTLLGKTKQDYASILRWLSFANTELVPRFGAWCRPLLGLDPYNKKNVEDAAKAAVKNAGVLNTHLTANTFLVGERISLADYFTAALLTRAFATVLDKKYRDENVAITRWYKTIVNQPAFKAVVENPVFVEECIKYTPPKKEEKPKKEAAPAAAAEPKPAEEKKPKHPLEALGRSEFVLDEWKRQYSNEDTRPVALPWFWQNYKPEEYSLWSVNYKYNNELKLTFMANNLIGGFHARLEASRKYLFGAQAVYGANYDCVIQGVFLVRGQDFKPAFEVGPDWESYEFRKLDHTNAEDRKLIEDQWAWDTPVVVEGKEYPFADGHVFK; encoded by the exons ATGGCCTTCGGAAAGCTCTACGGTTCCCCT GAGAACGGTCGCACCATTGCCTGCCTCGTCGCGGCTAAGGCCAACGACGTTGAGGTTGAGCTGGTCAAGACTGAGGCTAACTCTGCTGCCTCTTTCAACCAGTCCGCTGAGTACACCAAGCTCAGCCCCCTCGGCAAGATCCCCGCCTTCGAGGGTGCCAACGGCTACACTCTGTCTGAGGTCGTTGCCATCGCTGTCTACC TGACCTCCCAGAACGAGAAGACCACCCTCTTGGGCAAGACCAAGCAGGACTATGCTTCCATCCTCCGTTGGTTGTCTTTCGCCAACACCGAGCTCGTCCCCCGCTTCGGTGCCTGGTGCCGCCCTCTCTTGGGTCTTGACCCctacaacaagaagaacgtCGAGGATGCTGCCAAGGCTGCTGTGAAGAACGCTGGCGTTCTTAACACCCACCTCACTGCCAACACCTTCCTTGTTGGCGAGCGCATCTCCCTGGCTGATTACTTCACTGCCGCTCTCCTCACCCGTGCCTTCGCTACCGTCCTGGACAAGAAGTACCGTGACGAGAATGTTGCCATCACCCGCTGGTACAAGACCATCGTCAACCAGCCCGCCTTCAAGGCTGTCGTCGAGAACCCCGTCTTCGTTGAGGAGTGCATCAAGTACACTCCccccaagaaggaggagaagcccaagaaggaggctgcccccgctgccgccgctgagCCCAAGCCcgctgaggagaagaagcccaagcaCCCCCTTGAGGCTCTTGGTCGCTCCGAGTTCGTCCTTGACGAGTGGAAGCGCCAGTACTCCAACGAGGACACCCGCCCCGTTGCTCTGCCCTGGTTCTGGCAGAACTACAAGCCCGAGGAGTACTCCCTCTGGTCCGTTAACTATAAGTACAACAACGAGCTGAAGCTTACCTTCATGGCCAACAACCTGATCGGTGGTTTCCACGCCCGTCTTGAGGCTTCCCGCAAGTACCTCTTCGGTGCCCAGGCCGTCTACGGTGCCAACTACGACTGCGTCATCCAGGGTGTCTTCCTGGTCCGCGGCCAGGACTTCAAGCCCGCTTTCGAGGTCGGCCCCGACTGGGAGAGCTACGAGTTCCGCAAGCTCGACCACACCAACGCTGAGGACCGCAAGCTCATTGAGGACCAGTGGGCTTGGGACACCCCCGTTGTCGTTGAGGGCAAGGAGTACCCCTTCGCTGACGGCCACGTCTTCAAATAA
- the MRPS9 gene encoding mitochondrial 37S ribosomal protein uS9m (BUSCO:EOG09263K05;~COG:J;~EggNog:ENOG410PHT2;~InterPro:IPR000754,IPR020568,IPR014721,IPR020574;~PFAM:PF00380;~go_component: GO:0005840 - ribosome [Evidence IEA];~go_function: GO:0003735 - structural constituent of ribosome [Evidence IEA];~go_process: GO:0006412 - translation [Evidence IEA]), with the protein MHVISSAKNLRIARKLKVPANLVGWVRWCSSSSCLPSPIARLLLRLTFLQAPLCQPVCSIMAWQSPNGLVHAMHSIRRAAQLRPFIQRSVISASSPVSSPSTPALLQQCKNARSYATEVEPVAAPPIDLDSFITRPARIIPVSPAYFSGSPKFFDHMLKLEALLAKYAALPTVSPSEAPRMAWFKLLQFRDAVGEPVPTKKYKGLIKLLQRLNRIDPNVAPEEVRTALNFFLRPGNPYGNKPAPRTVDEQGKARGKGKRKASSAVVHLVEGEGEVLVNGKTLNEVFPRLHDRESAVWPLRCTSRLDKYNVWATVRGGGVTGQAEAITLAVARALLVHEPALKPILRKAGVVTVDARRVERKKPGHVKARKMPTWVKR; encoded by the exons ATGCACGTGATCTCTTCGGCGAAAAACCTCAGGATAGCAAGAAAGTTGAAGGTTCCGGCGAATCTTGTCGGTTGGGTCCGTTGGtgttcttcgtcctcttgcctcccttcccccatcgcccgtcttcttcttcgcctcacATTCCTCCAGGCTCCCCTGTGCCAGCCGGTCTGCAGCATCATGGCCTGGCAAAGCCCCAATGGCCTTGTGCACGCCATGCACTCCATCCGTCGAGCTGCTCAATTGCGGCCTTTTATCCAGCGCTCCGTGATCTCCGCATCATCCCCggtctcctctccctccacgcCGGCTCTCCTCCAGCAATGCAAGAATGCCCGCAGCTATGCGACAGAAGTAGAACCAGTTGCTGCTCCCCCCATTGACCTCGACAGTTTCATCACCAGGCCTGCCCGCATCATCCCCGTGTCGCCGGCCTACTTCTCCGGCAGCCCCAAGTTTTTCGACCATATGCTTAAGCTGGAAGCTCTTCTGGCCAAGTATGCCGCATTACCCACGGTGTCCCCCAGTGAAGCCCCCAGAATGGCCTGGTTCAAACTGCTCCAGTTCCGTGATGCCGTGGGCGAGCCCGTCCCGACCAAGAAGTACAAGGGCCTCATCAAGCTCCTGCAGCGTCTCAACCGCATTGACCCCAATGTTGCCCCGGAGGAAGTGCGAACGgctctcaacttcttcctccgtccGGGTAATCCGTATGGAAACAAGCCCGCCCCCAGAACGGTGGATGAACAGGGCAAGGCCCGTGGTAAGGGCAAGCGCAAGGCGTCCTCGGCGGTGGTGCACCTcgttgagggtgagggtgaagtGTTGGTGAACGGAAAGACGCTGAATGAGGTGTTCCCTCGTCTACATGACCGTGAGAGTGCTGTCTGGCCTCTTCGGTGTACGTCACGGCTGGACAAGTATAACGTGTGGGCTACTGTTCGCGGTGGAGGAGTGACCGGTCAGGCGGAGGCTATTACACTGGCTGTTGCACGGGCTCTGTTGGTTCACGAACCGGCTCTTAAGCCTATCCTGCGGAAGG CTGGTGTGGTTACCGTGGATGCCCGTCGtgtggagagaaagaagcccGGTCATGTCAAGGCCCGCAAGATGCCCACCTGGGTCAAGCGGTGA
- a CDS encoding uncharacterized protein (COG:S;~EggNog:ENOG410PQ5R), with translation MDGEIRRMKQHDLQTRFATRAGMSRRAADRFRQTGVPSARGDPSQTAGRPRVPTYIDYGYTDTSFQGGSLQGDELQSYTPTLRDQQRQHQPVHQPLAPYDSEMVYNLSQQDPGQAPYELVPPYPARQSAAMEALSSQFGVPQYFPANEPTATGVPAMGPPYLSSQLPLSAYNQASAIGRSSAPHVFPAAMAELTPVGASGRLEQPPSPSQQQQQQQQQHLQTPSRVGSESTGLKEAYAQFQRALRETFDSTRAGRLVEASRSLLEISEWLVTNARELGILRDDQMLHADRLQLWNDFNICWLAVCQKQKDLAQELLQTGRQPPQTSLLSGDAMDNMGKELIQLCDRMEPHGLVDYQMGIWEEEILSIMGQCLDIIEGRPDVFRSQTASR, from the exons ATGGATGGCGAGATCCGGCGCATGAAGCAGCATGATCTTCAAACCCGCTTTGCGACCAGAGCTGGCATGTCCCGCCGCGCGGCGGATCGCTTCAGACAGACTGGGGTGCCATCCGCACGAGGAGATCCCTCTCAGACTGCCGGGCGTCCTCGAGTGCCAACGTACATAGACTATGGATACACCGACACTTCCTTTCAGGGCGGTTCGCTGCAGGGGGATGAGTTGCAATCATACACACCGACGTTGCGCGACCAACAGCGCCAGCATCAGCCGGTACACCAGCCGTTAGCTCCTTACGACTCCGAGATGGTATACAACCTCAGCCAGCAGGACCCGGGACAAGCCCCGTACGAGCTCGTCCCACCATACCCGGCACGGCAATCTGCAGCGATGGAAGCACTGTCTAGTCAGTTTGGTGTTCCACAATATTTCCCAGCAAATGAACCGACGGCCACAGGGGTTCCGGCCATGGGTCCGCCCTACCTGTCATCGCAGCTCCCTTTGTCCGCTTATAACCAAGCCAGCGCCATTGGACGCTCGAGCGCTCCGCACGTCTTTCCCGCAGCTATGGCCGAACTGACTCCAGTGGGAGCGTCTGGACGTTTGGAGCAGCCTCCGTCGCCgtcgcagcaacagcagcagcagcaacaacaacacctacaAACACCGTCCCGGGTGGGGTCCGAGTCGACTGGCCTGAAGGAAGCGTATGCTCAATTCCAACGAGCATTACGAGAGACATTCGATAGTACGCGCGCCGGCCGATTGGTAGAAGCTAGTAGATCACTCTTGGAAATCTCCGAGTGGCTTGTGACTAATGCGCGGGAACTCG GTATCCTTCGGGATGATCAAATGCTACATGCGGATCGACTACAACTTTGGAATGATTTCAATATTTGTTGGCTAGCGGTAtgccagaagcagaaagatTTGGCTCAGGAACTGCTGCAAACCGGTCGTCAGCCGCCCCAAACTAGTCTTCTTAGTGGCGACGCGATGGACAATATGGGTAAGGAGCTGATCCAGCTCTGCGATCGGATGGAGCCCCATGGGCTAGTTGATTACCAAATGGGGatttgggaggaggagattctTTCCA TCATGGGCCAATGTCTGGATATTATCGAAGGCCGACCGGACGTCTTTCGCTCCCAAACCGCTTCGCGATGA
- the rrp36 gene encoding putative pre-rRNA processing protein (BUSCO:EOG09265M98;~COG:J;~EggNog:ENOG410PHSW;~InterPro:IPR009292;~PFAM:PF06102;~go_process: GO:0000469 - cleavage involved in rRNA processing [Evidence IEA]), whose amino-acid sequence MAISDLLNRRVRAVAQDDEELYSDQSGSEQASDDLRSDESGSESGSDGSLDEDDEDDMSQGGPEDMDDDEDDDEDDEDDSDDPQDDVQASLSSISFGALAKAQASIGPKSKRSSKASKTEEDPAAPSPLDDIRARIQEAREQKRQALSKIKDSEKHSRSSKHAPAVQSSKHAVSRKRTIIEPPSVPKSRDPRFDPTVLSQGGRGNPQAASNAYAFLDEYRRDELRQLKEQYAKTKNQEQKEALKRTIRSTQDRLRAIENRKREKEVLAEHKKKEKQLIREGKKSNPYFLKKSDLKKQVLLKKYENMNSKDRTKALERKRKKTAAKERKEMPMERRALAGDDAPSGGGGGGGWKRRRVA is encoded by the exons ATGGCTATTTCAGACCTATTGAATCGCCGCGTGCGAGCTGTCGCtcaggatgacgaggagctCTATTCTGACCAGTCTGGATCGGAGCAGGCTAGCGACGATCTCCGCTCTGACGAGTCGGGCTCAGAGAGTGGCAGTGATGGTTCCCtagacgaggacgacgaagacgataTG TCTCAGGGCGGCCCGGAAgatatggatgatgacgaggacgacgacgaagatgacgaagacgacagcgacgatCCCCAAGACGACGTCCAAGCCTCACTAAGCAGCATCTCATTCGGCGCATTGGCGAAAGCACAAGCATCCATAGGCCCCAAATCGAAGCGGTCATCCAAGGCCTCCAAGACAGAAGAGGACCCTGCCGCTCCTTCCCCCTTAGATGACATTCGGGCGCGGATTCAAGAGGCGCGCGAACAGAAACGTCAAGCGCTGTCGAAAATAAAGGACTCTGAAAAGCATTCCCGTTCCTCCAAACATGCGCCGGCCGTACAATCCTCCAAACATGCCGTCTCCCGCAAACGGACAATCATTGAGCCGCCGAGTGTGCCCAAGTCGCGAGACCCCCGTTTTGATCCGACTGTATTGAGCCAGGGTGGTCGCGGAAACCCTCAGGCAGCGAGTAACGCATACGCATTCTTGGACGAGTATCGCCGGGATGAGCTGAGGCAGTTGAAGGAACAATATGCCAAGACAAAGAACCAGGAACAGAAAGAAGCGCTGAAGCGTACGATTCGGTCGACTCAAGACCGTCTTCGAGCGATAGAGAACAGGAAACGCGAGAAGGAGGTCTTAGCGGAGcataagaagaaggagaagcagctcaTCcgtgaaggaaagaagagcaacCCGTACTtcttgaagaagtcggacctgaagaagcaggtgTTGCTCAAGAAGTACGAGAATATGAACTCCAAGGACCGCACCAAGGCACTCGAAaggaagcgcaagaagactGCAGccaaggagagaaaggagatgCCCATGGAGCGGAGAGCATTGGCTGGCGACGATGCGCCGAgtggcggtggaggtggtggtggctggaaACGCCGCCGAGTTGCATAG